From Schistocerca americana isolate TAMUIC-IGC-003095 chromosome 9, iqSchAmer2.1, whole genome shotgun sequence, the proteins below share one genomic window:
- the LOC124550798 gene encoding speckle-type POZ protein-like: MPLGAKVKADEVLRSGEKREVYPRTWCTLKQGQKSQMLPFRKIVTAGGTVNEDEITLQCEVCMQCIVQDELLVGEMAEPKVGLFRCLEEMLHKEVHTDFELRAGGTVMKAHKALLAVRSPYFAAMLQPHTKEAQESFVEVSDVKPEVLKQVLVYMYTAEAPGLKDKPWDLLMAADKYQLPQLKRQCEAYIASRLDVDNAAETAANAFVFSSDLLLQRAVHFIKRNLSQVISTPGWNEAIAAYPEAIQRISEMIE; this comes from the coding sequence ATGCCTTTGGGAGCAAAGGTGAAAGCAGACGAAGTTCTTCGTAGTGGCGAGAAACGAGAAGTGTACCCACGCACATGGTGTACTCTGAAGCAAGGACAGAAGTCCCAGATGCTGCCCTTTCGGAAAATTGTGACCGCCGGAGGGACCGTCAACGAAGACGAGATAACATTGCAGTGCGAGGTCTGCATGCAGTGCATTGTTCAGGACGAGCTGCTCGTGGGAGAAATGGCAGAACCAAAAGTTGGTTTATTCAGGTGCCTGGAGGAGATGCTGCACAAAGAAGTCCACACGGACTTCGAACTGCGTGCAGGGGGCACTGTTATGAAGGCGCACAAGGCCCTATTGGCCGTGCGAAGCCCGTACTTCGCCGCAATGCTTCAGCCGCACACGAAAGAAGCACAGGAGAGCTTCGTAGAGGTTTCGGACGTAAAGCCTGAAGTACTGAAACAGGTTCTGGTTTACATGTACACTGCTGAGGCACCAGGGTTGAAGGACAAACCGTGGGACCTGCTGATGGCTGCCGACAAGTACCAGTTGCCTCAGCTGAAGCGCCAGTGCGAGGCGTACATCGCCAGCCGCCTGGACGTGGACAACGCTGCGGAAACTGCAGCCAACGCCTTTGTTTTCTCCAGCGACCTGCTGTTGCAGCGTGCGGTCCACTTCATCAAGCGCAACCTTTCCCAGGTGATCAGCACTCCAGGATGGAACGAGGCTATAGCTGCGTACCCTGAAGCCATACAGCGCATCAGCGAGATGATAGAATGA